One window of the Enterobacter huaxiensis genome contains the following:
- a CDS encoding GntR family transcriptional regulator → MAAKYITIAREIKKRIISQQYAANETLPDQFALAAEFNTSRMTIQQAMRQLIVEGLVYTRQGQGTFIRKNFLQLSQWDLSGSDYFGATKTWEHLGTVTSQVVHFELRFPNEKEQASLMLNADAPIYDFIRLRLLNGEPMSLDSTVMPLNLVPGLNKSHLESSVFQYVQETLGLKIMGSYRVVRALKPNALDMQHLVCEQTDPVLEVEQVIYLEDGTPLEYAHCHYRYDHGGIVIVNNG, encoded by the coding sequence ATGGCGGCGAAGTACATCACCATAGCGCGGGAAATTAAAAAACGCATTATCAGCCAGCAGTATGCCGCCAATGAAACCCTGCCGGACCAGTTCGCGCTGGCTGCAGAGTTCAACACCAGCCGGATGACCATTCAGCAGGCCATGCGCCAGCTGATTGTCGAAGGGCTGGTCTATACCCGTCAGGGGCAGGGAACGTTTATTCGCAAAAACTTCCTGCAGCTCTCGCAGTGGGATCTCTCAGGCAGCGACTACTTTGGCGCCACGAAAACCTGGGAGCACCTTGGAACGGTGACCAGCCAGGTGGTCCATTTTGAACTGCGCTTCCCAAACGAGAAAGAGCAGGCGTCGCTGATGCTGAACGCCGATGCGCCCATCTATGACTTTATTCGTCTGCGCCTGCTAAACGGCGAGCCAATGTCGCTGGACTCAACGGTGATGCCGCTCAATCTGGTGCCCGGCCTGAACAAAAGCCATCTTGAAAGCTCGGTGTTCCAGTACGTGCAGGAGACGCTGGGGCTGAAGATTATGGGCTCGTATCGGGTGGTGCGCGCGTTAAAGCCGAACGCGCTGGACATGCAGCACTTAGTCTGTGAACAGACGGATCCGGTGCTGGAGGTGGAGCAGGTGATCTATCTTGAAGACGGCACGCCGCTGGAGTACGCCCACTGCCACTATCGCTACGATCACGGTGGCATCGTGATCGTGAATAACGGATAA
- the ldtB gene encoding L,D-transpeptidase: protein MNMKLTTLFAAALAVVGFCNTASAVTYPLPTDGSRLVGENQVVIVPEGNSQPLEYFAAQYQLGLSNMLEANPGVDPYLPKAGTVLNIPQQLILPDTVHEGIVINSAEMRLYYYPKGTNTVIVLPIGIGQLGKDTPLNWTTKVERKKAGPTWTPTAKMHAEYIAAGEPLPAVVPAGPDNPMGLYALYIGRLYAIHGTNANFGIGLRVSHGCVRLRNEDIKFLFDNVPVGTRVQFINEPVKATSEPDGSRYIEVHNPLSTSEDQINNNEIVPINLNSAVQAVTSQADVETTVVDQAVQNRSGMPVRLN, encoded by the coding sequence ATGAACATGAAATTAACAACGCTTTTTGCGGCGGCGTTAGCCGTAGTAGGTTTTTGTAACACCGCGTCTGCGGTAACTTATCCTCTGCCGACAGACGGTAGCCGTCTGGTGGGTGAAAATCAGGTGGTGATTGTGCCGGAAGGTAACTCTCAGCCGCTGGAATATTTTGCCGCACAGTACCAGCTTGGCCTGTCAAACATGCTGGAAGCAAACCCGGGCGTTGACCCGTACCTGCCAAAAGCCGGTACCGTGCTGAACATCCCGCAGCAGCTGATCCTGCCGGACACCGTCCATGAAGGTATCGTGATCAACAGCGCCGAAATGCGCCTGTACTACTACCCGAAAGGCACCAATACCGTGATCGTGCTGCCAATCGGCATCGGCCAGCTGGGCAAAGACACCCCGCTGAACTGGACTACCAAAGTTGAGCGTAAGAAAGCCGGCCCAACCTGGACCCCTACAGCCAAAATGCACGCTGAGTACATCGCGGCGGGCGAACCGCTGCCAGCCGTTGTGCCAGCAGGCCCGGACAACCCAATGGGCCTGTACGCGCTGTACATTGGCCGTCTGTACGCAATCCACGGCACTAACGCCAACTTCGGCATCGGCCTGCGCGTAAGCCACGGCTGCGTGCGTCTGCGTAACGAAGACATCAAGTTCCTGTTCGATAACGTGCCGGTCGGTACGCGCGTCCAGTTCATCAACGAACCGGTGAAAGCAACCTCCGAGCCGGACGGTAGCCGTTACATCGAAGTGCACAACCCGCTGTCCACCAGCGAAGACCAGATCAACAACAACGAAATCGTGCCAATCAACCTGAACAGCGCGGTACAGGCCGTGACGTCTCAGGCTGACGTTGAAACTACCGTTGTTGACCAGGCCGTTCAGAACCGTTCCGGTATGCCGGTGCGTTTGAACTAA